AACGccttaattttgtttcatagcTTAGTATTTCTGAGTATTGGATTGGGGTTTAGATGAAGTTAGTATCGAGGGCTGGAACGAATTGGAGGATGAATACGCTTACGTTTACGCGAACCCTGAAAAGGATTCtaattggaagaaaatgatagTGAAGTGCCTGGTGATGAACGGGAAATTGCTTATTGATGCCTTGACTGATAAGAATTCGGACCCGCTGCATCTTGAAATTGAGTACGCTACACTCTCCTAGATCTATGCATCTTGGGAAATTGGTACTTTTCTTGCTTCGATGTTGagttttttgttaatttaaattttagcgTTGAAGAAATCGTCAATCCGAATGGGGGAAGTAGCTATACAACTCAGTACAGAAATTTGGATAAACTGGTGGAACGCTTGGACTTGGGAATATTGAGTAAATTGCACGGTTCTTCAAAAGCTACGAGAAGTAGTTCTACAAGGTAGTGATAGTTCAGATAATCAATACGTACgatcattttaattattcattttcctGATGTTATTGATAAGGGATTTTGGTTGAGCTGATTATGATAACCCTTTTTCACATTCTTATTTATTGGAGCCTTGTCACTATGGATTGAATTTAACTTAGTATTAGGTTTTGAAAGCTTCACACACTTTGTTCATGCTGCTAAATATTGAGTTCATGTTCattggttatttatttaagattgtTTTAGGATTTTGCAATATGCTCAGcatcttaattttcttttatccatCATGCGATTGAGTTAcgaatttgtaacaatttagaGAGATTTTTAAAGCTTCGATCATGTTTATGGGACTCAAATGACAATTTATTGGTCCCATTTCTAGTATTTATGTGACCTGATGTGGAAAGAATCTATATGCCTTAAGCAATCATTCTTTAATTTGCTTCTTTGCACTCTATATGCTTTTTGTGATTTGCAGGTCTGAGAGTAGTGAAAGATCATCTGCTGTTGTAAATGAACCTACTTCTGGAATCCCTGAGAATCATAGCCCCCCATCAAATATGCCTATGTTTGGAATTCCTGAGCGTCCTGGTCCACAAATCGATCCTTCagggtctctctctctctctctccacatATGCACACTCCCAAAATATTATGacataattttagaaatatgtTGGGTCTTGACTTGAAGTTTTTAACTATTAAGTACTACTACCATGATAGGTTTGTTGGGTTCTATTATCACTGTCTCCATCATTTGGATTTGCAGGGTTCTAACCATATTTTGGatgccatttttctttttgttttcttcataatACATTGTTTTCTCCTTCATGGGTAGAacatgttagggagaggtaaGATCTGTGTGATTTGAGTTTCTTGGGCTTGGGCACCATGCTTGTGTTATATATGATAGTGATCACTGGTCATGCTCCCATTGCATGGGATAGTTTTCTTCCCGAGAGACTCAACTCATCAGTTCCTTTTCTGTTAGCACAATACGGTTCCTCCCGCTCACAGAACTAatacccaaaagaaaaaagaagccaatttgaaattctttaatatcattcttatttttctgAGCTATATTGCtacttgaaaaatgaaaacggTTCCACTTAATGTGCAAGAGTTGTTTTTTTGGCTTTTGCTCAATTATTGGGATGGTCAAATCGCTGGTAGTATTTATTGGGAagaattttgtgttttttgtcCAATCCTTCCTTAACAGATGACATTAACTACCAATCTAGAAACTTGTTTAATATTCAATGTCTACAAATAGTCTGTATCACATGAGTGAATTGTCATAGTCTGATcgtgtttgattttgttactCTCTAGAGTTGTAATTCCACCTATTAATCCCTTTGGTGGTGGTGATCTTTTCCCTGGACCTGGTGCTGGAATGTACCCCAATaggtaaattatttaaatccaTCGATCATCTGTGTATATGAGATTGCGTTAAGTGCAAAATATCAGgctaatttgttttgttttgttcttgtttttttattcttccAATAATTGATTTCAGAGGTGGTTTCAGCGGGGATGGGAGCATGCTTTTAGGTTTGTGaatttttgttctctcttcTAGACTTCTAGTGTTAGATTGATAGCAAGTGTAATAAGTTCACTCTTTTATTATGCAGGACCTAATGACCCGCGATGGTTTGGAATTGGTAGAGGACCTGGTTTTCAAGGCGGGCAGCCGTGAGTCGATTAGCTCTCTCATACACGCCCACTCCCACACGCTCACCCTTGCACTATGATTGCTGCTAATTctgagtttttttctttttctctttttttttttttttttaaacaggGGCGTTCCTCCAGGTGCTCGTTTTGATCCATATGGTCCACCTGGTGTTCCTGGGTTTGAACCAAATCGGTTTGTTAGGTATTTGGGGTCTTCCTAAGGCTTAAACTTACTTGTTggattaataattttctactAGCGTTACCATGTTCTGAATGCTGTGACAACTACTAAAGTCAAACcatgtttcttttcattttaaattaggaTAGGTCATCCATGAAAAAACAAGTTAGGGTCATTAGCCCATATGTCTTTCATAGAAAACAACTCGAGTAATATAAGGAAGAACATTTAAGAAAAGTTAGGATCGGTTTGGAATGACTTTCTAAGTGTGTAAAATGGAGTTTTGGATTGTTGAAATCGTGTTTTTAATTTGGCGAGGACCAACAAGACTAACTTGGACGTTTCTACTTCCGATTCTTACAGAAATCCTAGGAGACCAGGAGGAGGGACTCACCCGGACCTGGAGCATTTTGGAGGCGGTTCAGATTTTATATAGTCAGCCAGGATAATGTTTTAGGGAAAGACAATAAATTATGGTATAGCCATCTTGGAGATGGCTTATTTTGAGTTACTACCCTGAAGTTCTTTTATCTGTTTTGGATGGCCTATAATGACTGTATCTATTGTGAATATGGGAATTGTGTTTACTGAATCTAAGAAAGCTTTTGGATTGTTACTTGTCTGGATGGTCTTATATTGGGCTTAAATCTAATGTTTCAACTTCCCTTCTACTGCTAATTCTTTTAACCCaacccttttttaaaaaaaaacttggagCTCACGCTTGGAATTCTCTACTTCCTCTTTGCGTTGTTGGTATTTCAAAGTAAACTAAGGAATAAAAGaacatgggtttataaatcCGTTTGGGGGAAGGGATTTAATTTATTGCGGGGAAATACTTTTTCaggcataaaaaaaatacactatTGAATAATTTGTGCGGATCGAGGACGATGAATAGGTTAAGTGggagagaatgtcacaaccataaTATGAAGGTTACGATGAATAGGTTAAGTGggagagaatgtcacaaccataaTATGAAGGTTACGATGAATAGGTTAAGTGggagagaatgtcacaaccataaTATGAAGGTTACGATGAATAGGTTAAGTGggagagaatgtcacaaccataaTATGAAGGTTACGATGAATAGGTTAAGTGggagagaatgtcacaaccataaTATGAAGGTTACGATGAATAGGTTAAGTGggagagaatgtcacaaccataaTATGAAGGTTACGATGAATAGGTTAAGTGggagagaatgtcacaaccataaTATGAAGGTTACGATGAATAGGTTAAGTGggagagaatgtcacaaccataaTATGAAGGTTACGATGAATAGGTTAAGTGggagagaatgtcacaaccataaTATGAAGGTTACGATGAATAGGTTAAGTGggagagaatgtcacaaccataaTATGAAGGTTACGATGAATAGGTTAAGTGggagagaatgtcacaaccataaTATGAAGGTTACGATGAATAGGTTAAGTGggagagaatgtcacaaccataaTATGAAGGTTACGATGAATAGGTTAAGTGggagagaatgtcacaaccataaTATGAAGGTTACGATGAATAGGTTAAGTGggagagaatgtcacaaccataaTATGAAGGTTACGATGAATAGGTTAAGTGggagagaatgtcacaaccataaTATGAAGGTTACGATGAATAGGTTAAGTGggagagaatgtcacaaccataaTATGAAGGTTACGATGAATAGGTTAAGTGggagagaatgtcacaaccataaTATGAAGGTTACGATGAATAGGTTAAGTGggagagaatgtcacaaccataaTATGAAGGTTACGTGggagagaatgtcacaaccataaTATGAAGGTTAAGTGggagagaatgtcacaaccataagagtaggttgtgaccctcataTTGTGATGAGCAAAGCGATAGCCCTCAAGTGGCGTCTATTTAGTCACGCGAGGGCCTAGACGAGTGTTATGATGCGATCGAGGAGAACGGTGCATGATTCAACACACCAAACGCAGTggacataaaaaaaagaaaaagacgagACATAAGTAACATATGGTCCCCGAGTAGACACAAGTGTCAAAGATAAGTTTGTTGAAGGGATGAGTAGGGCCCCGACCCTTAACCTCGAAAAACAGGGTTCTAAAGGGAATTTATGCATGCGGTTCTAGAGTCAAGTctgtccatatgaaatatgaatgtttGCCAAATTTAGTATCAATCAGACACTGGATGGACGCTCCACGACATCGTATGACCGTTCGCCTAAATAACGTATATCCGAGGAGGATTGAAAATGCTTCAAAATGTACCTTAAAGGGGAGGCATGATgtcagctctccaccacccctggtCCTTGTGACCTAAGTGAGCTACGCATCGCTTGTCACAGTGAGAACGAGCATtgcgagacgagtgtctcagACGACTTCCTTTGACATTGGTTTTTCAAGGGCAGTACTGGGCGGCACGGATGTGCTAGTGTTGTGCCCCAACCCAGGTGTTGGAGGTTGGATCATACATCCACTATCCAGTACGAAGTCTGTAAATGACACGACATAGACACTGAGAATATAATGCCTCAATAGAACTCGGATGGATGAATATTCGAGATATCCAAATATTATGAACAACACGTGGGCTCGTTCTTGATGGTATGACCGAGTGAGCTGCGATGGCCGATGACACCCCATGACTTAGGATGACATCAAGATATATGAGCCATATTAACTGGGAGCCAAGATGACATGATGAGGTGCAACATTGCATTAAGAGACCTTGGCCCCGACTAGAGGCAAGGTCGACCTGAATGACTTGtcctagtgtagaggcaagtcggttgTGTCGTAGATGATTGATCATATATGCGCAGGAAGCGTGTGTGGCTGAACAAGCTTGGGTTCTACACAAGTGATATTCGGTTGGtgaagacaaacctcaccTAAGGTCCGACGAAATCACAAAGTCGggcaaaaaaaagaatatgggCCTTGGGTTTTCCTCAAGGTTGGTCGTGAGCATGCCAAAATCACGACGCCACACGGTTGAAAAAGTACAACCATGATAGTTGATATGAGAGCCTCACTTTGTGCGTCTAGTCAGATAAGGCTGGGAACCCGAGGGTTGATTGAAGACCTTCCAAGTGTGTCAAGAGTGCTAGAGTAAGCAAGACAGTTGCCGGTCAGAATTAGAATAAGTTGTGGGTTGAAGCCATGACTCCCCCAAGTTCATTAGTGTCGTGTGTCGACACCTTAGTGTGGGGAGATCTACCTGTCAAGTAAGAACCAAGTTCATTTGCCAAGGGCTTGGGGTTCCGATGTGGGCAGAGAAAATGTAATACAAGGCACACCAAGTCGAGTGTCTTCCAAAGAACCATTCACATTTGAGGAATAGTGTCAATGTTTGCAAGTAGAGAAACTGAGGTCAGACAGGGCGAGTGTCGACCAAGTGTCAAGTTGAGCACAACACAAGTTCTTATGGAGGACAACATTGTTGTAAAGAGTC
This sequence is a window from Cucurbita pepo subsp. pepo cultivar mu-cu-16 chromosome LG19, ASM280686v2, whole genome shotgun sequence. Protein-coding genes within it:
- the LOC111781312 gene encoding probable proteasome inhibitor → MVNEQSVMAVIRATRASFRNDYDKVAFAVHATFLASGFVLTATGPSAFTEAAFSSPSTDEVSIEGWNELEDEYAYVYANPEKDSNWKKMIVKCLVMNGKLLIDALTDKNSDPLHLEIDVEEIVNPNGGSSYTTQYRNLDKLVERLDLGILSKLHGSSKATRSSSTRSESSERSSAVVNEPTSGIPENHSPPSNMPMFGIPERPGPQIDPSGVVIPPINPFGGGDLFPGPGAGMYPNRGGFSGDGSMLLGPNDPRWFGIGRGPGFQGGQPGVPPGARFDPYGPPGVPGFEPNRFVRNPRRPGGGTHPDLEHFGGGSDFI